One genomic window of Macaca mulatta isolate MMU2019108-1 chromosome 8, T2T-MMU8v2.0, whole genome shotgun sequence includes the following:
- the AGPAT5 gene encoding 1-acyl-sn-glycerol-3-phosphate acyltransferase epsilon isoform X1 produces the protein MRNKLQSYVNAGTPMYLVIFPEGTRYNPEQTKVLSASQAFAAQRGLAVLKHVLTPRIKATHVAFDCMKNYLDAIYDVTVVYEGKDNGGQRRESPTMTEFLCKECPKIHIHIDRIDKKDVPEEQEHMRRWLHERFEIKDKMLIEFYESPDPERRKRFPGKSVNSKLSIKKTLPSMLILSGLTAGMLMTDAGRKLYVNTWIYGTLLGCLWVTIKA, from the exons ATGCGAAACAAGTTGCAGAGCTATGTGAACGCAGGAACTCCA ATGTATCTTGTGATTTTTCCAGAAGGTACAAGGTATAATCCAGAGCAAACAAAAGTCCTTTCAGCTAGTCAGGCATTTGCTGCCCAACGTG GCCTTGCAGTATTAAAACATGTGCTGACACCACGAATAAAGGCAACTCACGTTGCTTTTGATTGCATGAAGAATTACTTAGATGCAATTTATGATGTTACGGTGGTTTACGAAGGGAAGGACAATGGAGGGCAGCGAAGAGAGTCACCGACCATGACGG AATTTCTCTGCAAAGAATGTCCAAAAATTCATATTCACATTGATCGTATCGACAAAAAAGATGTCCCAGAAGAACAAGAACATATGAGAAGATGGCTGCATGAACGTTTCGAAATCAAAGATAA GATGCTTATAGAATTTTATGAGTCACCAgatccagaaagaagaaaaagatttccTGGGAAAAGTGTTAATTCCAAATTAAGTATCAAGAAGACTTTACCATCAATGTTGATCTTAAGTGGTTTGACTGCAGGCATGCTTATGACCGATGCTGGAAGGAAGCTGTATGTGAACACCTGGATATATGGAACCCTACTTGGCTGCCTGTGGGTTACTATTAAAGCATAA